The window TTCTTGTACAGGTTCGATACGAAACCAGGCAAAGATTGGCCGAGCAGCGCCCTCGAGTGAAAGGGCAGTTTGTCCGTAAAGTACTAGATGGTGATCTGGTACCTGACTCTGGTGGCAATTCGTAATCCTTCTCATTTCCTTAAACTTGCTTGCACTTATAGTTGATTCTAATACTTATTGTTTTAACCATGTGATTAGATGTAGGATTTAGTAGTGTCTCTGGttgaatttatttttcttcaatcaTCAGGCAACAAGTAGGGTGATAGCTTTAAGCATTCTTCTTGTTTTCATCTGGCTTGTTATTTTAACTATCATTGAACTTTGGAGTTCTGTTATTTATTCTTGTGTGTGTGTTGATTGTGTCCTCGTTTGAGTTGAATACCAATTTAAGGTTGTGAGTATATAtatatctgtgtgtgtgtgtgtgtgtgtgtaaattcCTGTGCATAAAGAATGATAGCTTCTTGCTTTACATTACTCCACTTGTTATCTTCATTGTTAATTTACTGCATTCTTTTTTCCGTAGTTATATATCaaaagcaaagaaattaaagaaaagataaaagaaggtTGAACAAAATGAAAGCAAGgcacaaaacataaaaaagagTAAAACACATAAACAGTATAATTGCACAATAGTGATCAATGTTCAACCATTGATCTTATACTCTAAAATGACATAGCATACACATTTTTAAGCTTTATACTTCGATTCCAAGTCTCCTTATTATTCCATCTCATCATGCTAGAGATTTCGTAATTCACTTTTTTTCACTTCTTAAGTAGCCTCCACAACTCAACACCAAGCCCTCTTTCTCATTTCAAGTTCTCTTCTatatctatctctctctctctatcttatCTATCGTAGAAGACATATTCGCATAATGGCAGAACATCGTCCTCATCATCAAATTCaaactgatgatgatgatgaaccaACCCATCACCACCAACGCCAACATGGTCATCCCCATTTCCAACCAAAAATGAACCCTCATCAGAGGAACATGCACATGGAAAAGCCTAACATGGCTAATCCTCGCTACTATGCTCCCATGAATCGTCCGAAGCGTGAACATTACCTTTGCCTCATTATCACCCTCCTCTTACTTGGCATCATAATCCTCATCATCTGGCTTGCCTACCACCCAACCAAACCCCACTTCATGGTGGCCAGCGCAGCCATCTTTGGCCTCAATGCAACATCACCACCCCTCTTGGCCATCACCATGCAATTTTCAATCCTTATAAGGAACCCTAACCGTCGTGTCTCAATCTATTTTGACAATCTCAATGCATTTGTGTCCTACAGGGACCAACCAATCACACCACGTGTAATGCTACCACCACTTTACCTAGAGAAGCATAGCACAGTTGCATTATCCCCGGTTATCGGAGGGTCGCCAGTGCCAGTTTCGCCAGAGGTGTCAAACGGGTTAATCCAAGATGCAGGTTATGGTGTGGTTGGCCTTAAGCTTGCACTCCTTGGAAGATTGAAGTGGAAAGCTGGTGACATAAGGTCAGCACATTATAGTATCTATGTCAAGTGTGACATGTTGGTGGGTTTGAAGAAAGGTTTTGTGGGACAAGTTCCTCTTCTTGGATCTCCTATCTGTAATGTAGATATGTAATAgagaattatttatataattcattttttgtgtattgatttaaaatttatcatcataGGCTAGATGGAGTTTGACAGTTATTTTAAGTAAAAAATTGCACTCCATTCTCTAATAATAAGATGATAAGTTATAAGTAAATACACACAAAATGAATAATTCTATCAATATTTACTGTGATATATTGGTATATATCTAGGTGTGATAAGGTAAAATGTGTGAATGTTAATCTTGCTCCTccattttgatttgattttttttttcagaagagTCTTGCTTTTTGTAGTTGATTGCATGTGATCACCTAAGGAAGAGATGATAGAACTTTGAAAGTCACATTGATGtacaatattttatattatcattttgtcatcatatatattataataaatattttaatatttggtACTCATATTTTGATTGGTTCCAAATTGTTTCTGATAGGATTTGTAATAATGCTTTAGCCTAAATAGCATTActtttttttggttttgttttttgggggggggggggggggggggaggagtGTTGCGGTTGGAAGTACATGTAACTTCATgtagtgaattttttttatcgcATAAATACATACATCCAATTATATAAAGTGCTTGCTTTTATAAAGTGAAAGGAAACACATACTATGTGCCATTTTAGCTCTTTTTGTCTTTGCTTGTTGGCAGGAAAAGAGATAATTGAACTTATTCGGTAAGGAAGGAAGAAAGAGAGGTTAAATTAGTGTTGAATCTTTGTTAAACAAGACATATTATAAAGACAAGAAAATTAGTATTAGAGACAAGAAAATTCAATGTACTTTAGTTTTAATGGTAGAGGATACAAATCTTATTCATGAATAAGTGGGGGTTTCCGAAATTTGATTCAttacttgcaaaaaaaaaaaaaaaaaaaactaataattcaTTTACAGCAATATACTCCTTAGCTTTGACATTTTTTGGGGTCTAAATTTTTGGAAGAAGTTGTAAATAATTTACTCTACATTGTTATATTAATAGTATATTAGGATTAGTAATTCACGAACTTTATCCTAGAatatagttttttcttttttttcacgtATCATCAGCATTTTCATAATAAACTTAATAGAATTTTGCTAATAaatgtttttataaaatattagaatAGTTATTAGgcctttttaatataaaaaagaataataacaAGCTAAAAGTTAAACATTTTCTATACATTTATTAGaaaaaagaatatattttaaaaattttcaactgaaattaccttgccaaatatcctaaaaaaattcaattaaaattacaaGAATAATGTGGCGTAgagataatatttaatttgattctcgAATTTGTATGCGAATTTCAATTTAgtccttaaaattttaattgtctttatttaatttttaaattttgcaaACATGACTCATATTAGTCTTTGAAATCATTTTCAATGTACATAACTACATATATTAACGGAACACTAATATAGACAATCAAATGTTATGCTTGACCCTGTTAAAATGATGTGGTTTTGGTTTTAGGACTTAAAtagcaataaaaaaaaattgtaagtgATGTTTATAGAAATTTTTTCTCCCAAAAAGCAAGTGGTGCAGTATTATTTTCTGACTATTTGAATACtaaaattgtattattttataaGTTCTGTAGTATTTGACTggctatattaatattttattaatgtttatgtgtataaaattctctcaaaaattaatatgaattatacttataaagtttaaaatttaaataaagataattaaaatattagagattaaattaaaatttatgtataaatttagAGGCAAAATTAAGTGTTATTTCATTTAAGGTGCCTGTCTTAAATTGCTGCGATATTGATGAGATGTTGATagtactcatatatatatatatatatatatatattgttaagtGTGCATGGTTGATTTGTCCACGAATTAAATAAATTAGACTGCAACTTTGTTACTCATCAACTATTAATTGGGAAGTTCCTTGTACTCATCACTACATATAAGGCATTTATTAAAGCTCAATTTTTATGGACCAGTAAACAAAGCTTAGTAGTATATTTTTATGAATGCTGAACCAACGGAGATTGATTTAAGTGGTAAGCTGATCGAATTCGTTTAAACAAATTTCGATTTCAAAGTTTAGTGTATGTAATTATTTTGTTGGGAGACTTACTCACCACAGCAAGGTACGTCACTTGAGTCGGGtccaaattatattttattttccttccttACAACCCAAGAaaggacaaaaaaaaattatatattttatgaatgctgaactaaattttcaaaactcATGATTTATACTTTATAGCACATGGAATGAATCTATGAAGGAGAAAATTAGTCCAGTATAGAATGCTCATAGtaatatttaaatcatatataaatatattatgggATTATCAgttattaacatatttttaacaaattattttacaCTTTTAAATTAGTGTTACAATATTTC is drawn from Arachis hypogaea cultivar Tifrunner chromosome 12, arahy.Tifrunner.gnm2.J5K5, whole genome shotgun sequence and contains these coding sequences:
- the LOC112726599 gene encoding NDR1/HIN1-like protein 12, whose translation is MAEHRPHHQIQTDDDDEPTHHHQRQHGHPHFQPKMNPHQRNMHMEKPNMANPRYYAPMNRPKREHYLCLIITLLLLGIIILIIWLAYHPTKPHFMVASAAIFGLNATSPPLLAITMQFSILIRNPNRRVSIYFDNLNAFVSYRDQPITPRVMLPPLYLEKHSTVALSPVIGGSPVPVSPEVSNGLIQDAGYGVVGLKLALLGRLKWKAGDIRSAHYSIYVKCDMLVGLKKGFVGQVPLLGSPICNVDM